One Bombina bombina isolate aBomBom1 chromosome 5, aBomBom1.pri, whole genome shotgun sequence DNA segment encodes these proteins:
- the LOC128661586 gene encoding uncharacterized protein LOC128661586 has translation MNEHLRRVKDQETLVHYLGKDIQNELIQLLAGAIKKKIITSTTSAKYYSIILDCTPDVSHIEQMTMIVRFVDVSKPSDNESESITIREHFLGFIPLQETTGAFIAETLLEQLKLIQLPIENLRGQGYNNGSNMKGNIYDALIDIFEDTSLSGPSGNTSRVEAKGLADAVSKFKFVVSLVTWYNILFEVNLTSKLLQNKEADLNSATRQLQVTKNYLITCRCDKGFQQVLTDATEIGNEIQIVPNFETEDQVRNRRKKRQFDYEAREEAPQDPKHKFKTGFYYAVLDMAIQSIEERFQQLQKYNSLFGFLYDIYSIKKKSTEDLLKDCNNLEKSLMHNGNKDIDAEDLRCELEAIARRLPKPMPPQEVLLFILQNKLLDNVPNVSVTLRILLTLPVTVASGERSFSKLKLIKSYIHSTMLEKRLVGLATISIEHTQAAALDLAEMVTKFAKEKARRVRF, from the exons ATGAATGAACATTTGCGTAGGGTTAAAGATCAAGAAACATTGGTTCACTACCTGGGAAAAGATATCCAGAATGAGCTTATACAGCTTCTAGCCGGTGCTATAAAGAAGAAAATTATAACAAGTACAACCTCAGCTAAATACTATTCAATTATTCTGGACTGCACACCCGATGTTTCTCACATTGAGCAAATGACAATGATTGTACGTTTTGTTGATGTAAGCAAACCATCAGATAATGAGTCTGAAAGTATTACTATAAGAGAACATTTCTTAGGATTTATTCCACTACAGGAGACTACAGGTGCCTTTATAGCAGAAACTCTTCTTGAACAGCTGAAGCTAATTCAATTGCCAATTGAAAATCTGCGTGGTCAAGGGTATAACAATGGCAGTAACATGAAA GGTAATATATATGATGCTTTGATAGATATTTTTGAGGATACAAGCCTATCAGGTCCATCTGGAAATACTTCCCGAGTTGAAGCCAAGGGCCTTGCTGATGCAGTTAGTAAATTCAAGTTTGTGGTATCCCTTGTTACATGGTACAACATCCTTTTTGAAGTCAATCTTACAAGCAAGCTACTACAAAATAAGGAAGCTGATTTAAATTCAGCTACAAGACAATTGCAAGTGACCAAGAATTATCTCATAACCTGCAGGTGTGATAAGGGTTTTCAACAAGTTTTGACAGATGCTACTGAGATTGGAAATGAGATACAGATAGTACCAAACTTTGAGACAGAAGATCAAGTTCGAAACAGGAGAAAGAAACGGCAGTTTGATTATGAGGCCCGAGAAGAAGCACCACAAGATCCAAAGCATAAATTCAAAACAGGTTTTTACTATGCTGTTTTAGACATGGCAATACAATCAATTGAAGAGAGATTCCAACAGCTacaaaaatataattcactatttggctttctatatgacatatacagtataaagaaaAAATCTACAGAAGATTTACTTAAGGACTGTAATAATTTGGAAAAGTCATTGATGCATAATGGAAACAAAGATATTGATGCTGAAGATCTGCGTTGTGAACTTGAAGCAATAGCTCGAAGACTTCCAAAGCCTATGCCGCCACAAGAAGTACTTCTCTTCATACTACAAAATAAACTTCTGGATAACGTGCCCAATGTTTCTGTTACTCTGAGGATCCTTCTCACACTTCCAGTAACAGTGGCAAGTGGTGAACGTAGTTTCTCAAAGCTCAAACTTATAAAAAGTTACATACATTCTACAATGTTGGAAAAgagactagttggcttggcaactaTATCTATTGAACATACACAGGCAGCAGCACTTGATCTGGCTGAAATGGTGACAAAATTTGCAAAGGAAAAGGCACGCAGAGTGAGATTTTAA